A stretch of the Lolium perenne isolate Kyuss_39 chromosome 3, Kyuss_2.0, whole genome shotgun sequence genome encodes the following:
- the LOC127339704 gene encoding transcription repressor OFP14, whose product MEDNRRRTKLRKSLQLCISRKLKKIPPIHIPSSAIPANIASRRLLSTCRFPRTQSVDIDQAASADNSRGNGHAATLSDVDRFLFDNFRSLYIHDRDEDVCLSSSLGTSTSLVQPTAETSSSSSLVIEGAGDIVGAEDDGGNNAAIVLFSVDPYTDFRRSMEDMIRMHHGQEFQPLDWDFLEELLFYYLQLNDRSVHKYILKAFADLTAGTHKDIPAPGKPHWADKSAKG is encoded by the coding sequence ATGGAAGACAACAGGAGGAGAACCAAGCTGCGCAAATCCCTGCAGCTCTGCATTTCCAGGAAGCTCAAGaagatccctccgattcacatcccAAGCTCAGCCATTCCAGCAAACATCGCCAGCAGGCGGCTCCTCTCCACCTGCAGGTTCCCGCGGACCCAGTCGGTGGACATCGACCAGGCCGCCAGCGCCGACAACAGCAGAGGCAACGGCCACGCCGCGACGCTCTCCGACGTTGATCGCTTCCTCTTCGACAACTTCCGATCTCTTTACATACATGACCGCGACGAAGACGTGTGCCTCTCGTCATCGCTGGGGACATCCACGTCCCTCGTTCAGCCGACTGCTGAAACATCATCGTCATCGAGTTTAGTCATAGAAGGCGCCGGCGACATTGTCGGGGCAGAAGATGACGGCGGCAACAATGCGGCCATAGTGCTATTCTCCGTGGATCCTTACACAGACTTCCGGAGATCCatggaggacatgattcggatgCACCATGGTCAGGAATTTCAGCCATTGGACTGGGACTTTTTAGAGGAGCTACTGTTTTACTACCTCCAGCTCAACGATCGAAGTGTGCACAAGTACATTCTCAAGGCCTTCGCTGACCTCACTGCTGGAACCCACAAGGATATTCCGGCCCCTGGAAAACCGCACTGGGCTGACAAGAGCGCGAAAGGTTAA